agatttttttttttagggaaatatGATGTGCTAGGTGGTGAGTGATTGCCTATCATTTTTATATGGACCTAACTATTTCGCCACCACTCACTGAGACTCTACacattaaaattgtaaaatttatagcaaaaaagtTGTTTTTCTCCTTCGTTAATAATATGGGATTTGGATTACACCATGCAATGCCCACTTGGTTGTGAAATGTAcatattaagaagaagaaaaaaaaacctttcctttttattattattgttttagcctttcactttttattaccatcttaatttttttggcCTAGGTTTAATTAGGAGCCGAGACAATATCTCATAGGATTGGCTTACCATGTCAgctttattatttgttgttacAAATCAATGGATAGTTGACATGTTTGCAAAATAGCCACATTAGCAGATTTTATTAACTTGGATCAAAACAATTTTCTAATGAGCAATGCTACAACACAATacatttttcataattgattTAACAAACTTTTAGTGGTTCTTATATAGGCCCGCTATTATTGTAACAGCCcggcccaataaaaaaaaaagagattagaTTTTTAAGGAGCCACACGTGTAACCCCACTTACCACTGCACATTCTCTCAAAATATCTCCCTCTCTCCCCCTTTGGCCGGTCAAAGTAAGTGTCCCtcaacctttttcttttgttcattttCCTCACAAACATAACAAGCACTCCTCCCTCACTCTCTCCCACTGTGTACCTGCTTCCTCACCATCTCCACCATCTTTTCCGGCAAGATCACCGCAAAGCTCTCTTGGAACCTCTAAGGCATATTCATCTCTTTTGATTgaaggtaaaaatttctaatctattatggcctgtttgggagtttagagagggaggagagtagaggggagtagaggggaggggagtagtggggaggagagtagaggagaatgattaccctccaccttgtttggatgtttttataattagtaagggggaagggagtaattagcccttccctttgtttttaacattgtaattttataaatataataagggtaaattaggtaatttactttataaataattttatgtactctactctccctccaaatctctccaatttgggggaattaaaaatgagggggttggaggtagttgaaacccctccaaacccctccaaatccctccccctccttccttaaaaaactcccaaacaaggtaattaaattactccccttccctctactctactctccctccttttttaaacatccaaacatgccattaGTGGGTTTTATACTTTTGTTTAAGGTTATTCTAATCTAAGCTTTGATAATGATGTTCATTAGATTTATGAGCTTCTTGGGTTATATTCTTGTAATTATGTATATGAGTTTTTGATTTGGTGGACTAATTTGATGTTTATGGTTTTACTAGTGGTGGCTAATTAAGGTTTATGAATGGtgaaaatttaggggttttgagGTATATTATGTGAAATAAAtggtgaatataatttttatggtttatttggAGCTAGTTAAAGATTtaaattgtttgttttgaagGATATTGTGATTTTGGTGTCATGGGTCTCTTGATGATGTTGTGAAAACTTTGTGGAAACTACTCATATATTATTGAAGTTTTGATGTTAGAGATAATACTTTAAATGATTCATGAGTATAATGGGAATCTATGTCTTGTAAAGTAATtggttgagaaactttggaagtgggAAATATTATTTGTGAGGCTAAATCTAGGCTTGCCTAATTTATTGCTTACTTGGCAATTCCTAATATGtagctagatacaatttcaagttttatgcttattttgataagtttgcttgatattgtttaggttctagccaATCTTAtttggagcttggagaattaGGTCTTGTTGTGGGTTGCAAGGTAAGTAACTTTTAAtgagatttttggaaaataaccataTTGCATAAACGttatttttgggtcaaacatatgttggaaaattatttgtggatatatgttttcttaaaaggtattgtgttgtgaccctattatatatgattttatataaaaagtgcGTCATGTTTAATATTGCACatggggaaatgcatgatttGTTAGTATGGAAGAGATAAGCATCTTTGATATAATTCTTGGGAATGGCTTTTATGgatttattgcattatttgcaaattttaaagatttttttatcttgacttgtgatatttgggaaattgatagaaaatgtTATTGACAAGAAatgattttggaaaattttagaaCCTTGTGAATATATTGGGTCTTTCAGAGGTTTTTGTGAAACTACTTGAAATATAAACCGTTGTTTGATTTTGTGTAAACTGTGAGCTCTTCATGTTTTTACTTTTGGGCCGTGACATGTGATTACCCGGTAATTACCCAGCCAGATGCCGCAGTCTTGGTGACATTGTTATCTTGGCACCCCATCTTTGTGGCGAATTGATGTCTTTGTGGCATAACTTGATGTCTTTGTGGCATACCTAATGTCTTTATGGCAGCTTGTCATGTGGCTTTGGGTTGggttttcaagttttaaaatggTGTTTTGATAGCTTACAGTAAATAGTACGTAATTTCATGTTGGTATACTTTGAAAAAGGTTGGTGCTACATTCTTTTTCATTGTTGTcattttgttaagaaaaatgGATTTGCTAGATTTTCATGGAAATTCCCAaattataacatgttttataaAATGTCCATTAttatgaaacttgcatttccccaaCCCCCATTAATTGTGCTACTTACTGGACTCTGTCTCATTCCATTATTTTGCAAACTTTTTCAGAGTAGACAACTATCTTTTTGAGACATTtattgggttctaagactttaggtttaaatgtattagaatttcaatttgtaatgttggaaaatcatgatcaaaacgtttagtcttgttttagacttgctcaaagtatgtttaagtgtAAAGTTGAAATCAAGTGTTCtgtaggatttactgtgtaaatctgcctgactcgatcaattgaaaattagactcgattaATCAaaactcgtgcagattgtttttctgcagaattttccaacttaaCCCAAGCTcatttgacgtgtagggttttatgttttgtcttaagtataaaagggaaaatctTAGTCACGTTTTAAAgttgctctttatgctgtgtgtgtgaatctcttgtgagatctagagatgTTTTTCTTCACATaaacttagggttatcaagatttagattgatgtcaagagcttggtgatcaattcagttgcagattcaagagcttaaagatatacaagcgggagtgcttgtgcttgctgggaatccaagaaagaagtagtccgtgaacTTGGAGTTGTCACGTGATCGTGGTAGCAAGTTTcttactcgaggtagcaatatgatattagtggtctaagtcgctattgtgtaaacttcaattctttcatagtggattcagtttaccttgaggatagttaggttaaattctcctcaggttttttaccggtttagttttcttgggttattatattgttgtattttttattttctacattttacaatgatatgatatatttgtgttaacctataTCTGTTTAATTTgactaagtaatcacttggcaattaactaggttaatctggttgtattTAAGTGGTTTAAAAACATACAACACCATTTTGGTGGCTAGCAATAATTAGACTAACTGCTGATGGAGGCTGACTTTCGTGATGGAGATAATTGATGATATATAACGTAGAGTGGGCTTGACCCAAATCTTTTATATCTAATAGTGGTTATGCATATATTCCACTAATGTGACAAGTTGatgatatgtaattatttatttagaccTCCATTCTTTTGTGACCAATAGTCATTGTATTTATTGCATAAAGCTCTGACTTATGTTGGGAGTATATTTAatggaattattatgataattcttgatgttggcacttgatatgattttatttggaTTGAATTTTCAAAAGGAACAAAATCTACAGGTACCTTTGAGATGTTTTTCTCATACTTTGGACCCTTTcaggtttggggcgtgacaactatatcactttttttatcTACAAATAACTTGCACCTAGGCAATTGTATAATTCTTGGAAAATTCCGTGTGTTTTCTAGATTAGAGTCACATATTACCACTGCCTATTGTATGCTACTCGCAATTTGCTTTATAAAACTATAGTGCATATGGTGCAACAAGAGTTCAATAACAGTATATACTACGCTtgaacttttagatatatatattatttttcttatgtattttttgtttctaatgcCTTTtacaaaaaacatatatatagattactGACTTTACACATTTATCTTGGatagttttaactttacatataattttgcctttacatatttatctaatttaatttagatgtttataactAAACAATGAagaatcaaaaaccaaaaaaaaaaaaaaaaaattgtctatacatatctatactatataaataatgaaagctttgtaataaattttacaaaactctCTTTACACCACATCTTTAGcatactttctttttctttttttttgaaatttttactttgttcaacttaattttcattttcttctgcCATTTTTTCCTAGTTCAATATTTCATCTCCTCCAATTATtgccttttaaaatttttcagttgattctttctatatatttttaaattttctcacTTATATCTTCTTAAATTCTACCGTTTCACTTTATTCAACCTTTCATCTATTTCCACCATTCATCTTCcatcttaatttttatataaattttttctaactTCATTTCCACCCCTCTCCACTATTCCCTCTAAATTTTCCATGACAAAAAggtcaatctctctctctctctctctctctctctctctctctctctcacacacacacacacacacacacacacgcacattttgtctctcttttggtggaattttttaattatttcaaccaatttttttcactaatagttctttttgttattgttgatttaattgTCCCATCACATTTGTTTATCCTTTTGGTATATTTGTATCGACTTTTATGCATATTTAGGTATTTTGGTATTCCAATTCCCgatcacaagttctttttctttatcctattggtttgatttgatttgggttaatAATTAGTGGTTTTGCaagttagaatttaatttatttttagtgaTCCATTTAGATAACTATGATGCTTTACTAagttttgcttattttttttaatccttttggGTGGACAAATTTGTAGTTTTTGTAAAGAAAGTATTTTTAATAGTTGTATTAAAAGTACTCCATGGTGTCACTTTTTCAGAGAAAAGCAAGGTTAGTCAAACGAAAATAAAATTGGATGAATGACATATTTTAGGGCCTATTTGGTATTAGagttcaaactcacatttttacattttaaacaatattacgcactttttcacacattttttcacccacacgtatttcaaaaaactacaaaaattccatgtcaaactacaaaaatctcatctcaaattaCTCTATCAAACACTCCCTAGTTTTTGCAATTGTATTTTcaacttatgatttttttttaataacaatgcAAATATAGAaacttaattttgaaattttgctaataatttctacaaagaaaataacctcaatagattatcaacaacaaattgttttcttaattgatccaattaattattgttaagttttattaattttttagattagttatttggtgttttggattgtagagTGGAAAAAATAGGGATGgagaaagttttttaaaaaaactttagaataattttcaaattttataaactttttaatagtacgcaaaatgttataaataatttttattaaaaaattaatattttcactaacttgccttttgaattccttaaaaaaaaaattgtattgtttctatttttgtatgatatatatatatatatatatagagagagagagagagagagagcaatgctacagacacaaactatttgacaatatttttacaaattgctgacATGACAAATTCTTACTAGTTCTAATATGGACCTATCACTAACATCTCATTTTTACTTACAataattatttggaaaatactaaaatcacTTCAATAGTTTGTAAAGTAGTTTGTatttgtagcattactcatatatatataactttcgTGATTGTTCCTATAATAGGAtgtattgagatgttattatgtGTGTGGTAGGATGTgttgagttttaagtaaaaagatAATGTAACAATCTCTTATTGATGGTATAAACCATGTTTTACACGTCATCCTTACTAAATTCATActctaattattttattaatttgtatcACATATAAGTTTAATATGATTAAGATAAGAATAAGCATAATAGAATTGCTTAATTAACTACTGACAAAATTGGCATAACATGAAACCCATAAgagtttaatttattaaataaggaGAAAATCTGTAAGCATATGTTAGcctgataataaataaataagctattaaaattaacatttcttaGGAGGAATTTACAGTGAGTTATAGTCTCATACAAATAACCTTTAATTTTGCAAGGAAGAATGAGGACAACTTCTTTTTTAGAATTTGACAAGAGTTTTGTGCCATAACatgtaaaataaagaaaatataaagacaataaatgaaatatgagaataaaattatatctgaattgcatttttttttctagtgatTATCcacctcatcatatatatatatatatatatatataaactttatcTATTTCCCTTTGTACATTACATTAAAAGCTTATGCTATATTATATAGAGGGAGAGGGAATACTGAAAGGGACAGCCAAATATGAAATGGCTGAATATTCAGATATTAATGTCAACCCCTATTGTTTAGGGTGGGTGGCTTGTCAAGTCGCCAATGTGTAAAAGCAGCCcatgtgcatatatatatatttaacaggTCAAAATAGTGGGCTGAAGTATGaaacttcataaaaaaaataataaataaatagaaaacttTGAAATATTGGTGTATTCTCaacttttaatgaaaaactgaaaacgcaTGGACAGTCACGAGTCATATTACGTTTTGTCATTTAAGTCATTTGCTTCTCATCTCATCACATCTTTCTTCCTTCCATATTTGCTCAACCTTTTACTCATAGATTCCTATGGCTCTCCAGATCAATGGAGCCTCCTCTTCCTTCACTCCCCAATTTATCTATGatgttttcttaaattttagagGTGAAGATACCCGCTATAATTTTACAAGTCATTTATATCAAGCTCTATGTGATAAGGGTTTTAACACTTTTATCGATAATGACCTCCAGAGAGGAGAAGAAATTTCAATGGAACTTTTTAAAGCTATTGAATTATCAATGATTTCGATTGTTGTGTTTTCTGAAAATTATGCATCTTCCAGTTGGTGCTTAAATGAACTTATAAAGATTCTTGAGTGTAGGAATAATGGACAATTGGTCCTACCCGTATTTTACAAAGTGGATCCATCAGAAATACGTAAACAAAAGGGAAAGTTTGGAGTAGCGCTAGCTCAACATGAAGAAAATTCCAATGATAATATGGAGAAGGTTCAGTGGTGGAGAACAGCTTTGACTAAAGCAACTAGCTTGTCTGGGTTTCATTACAAGGAGGGGTATGTAACTATTCACTACTCTTCTATGAGTTATAGAGTTTAATAGTTTTGTTATGCTATTAAATGTTTtcactaaattaattatgacagtATCgtgtttttttagaaaaaattattatgtccTCCAGGAAGATTGTTGTTGTAGTCCTTCCTAACCTCCTAACCAATAAAATGCCGTTATTTATGCAAATATGACATCACTTGgtcatatttaatttttattctttatgcTGATTAGGGAGCACACTCACGAGTTTGTATAAATGACATTGTCTCATTAGTTAGGAGAACCACGTTAGCAGTCCTCCTagtggacctaataatttctcatttttcaGAGTCTTCTACTACCGAGGTAGTTAATTTATAAAAGTCGATTgtagaaatttaataaaaaaattttaaaaaaaattaacgccATATAATTTTACTAATTACGACTATTAATATTCTTTTGTGCTTTTATGAGTTACAAAGAGTCAAAAAAGATTTACAAACTTTAATTAGGATTCATCTTTGGCAAGCCCCAATCATGAATAAAACAAGggacaaaatttaactataaaCTTGGTTGTGGTCTAAAACTAccacttttattaaaaaaatggctCAGGGGTGGAGCTACATGTTAGGCTGGGGAGGCCATGACCCCCccaaaagttttgaaaatattattgtaGTATAGGgacatatttaatattttaataattagcCCTCCAAAAATTGCTCTTTGCGCCTTCAAATATTTGAGTTAGTCTAacaatgtttttaaaaaaaattatcaattggTCTAGTAGTTATAGAGAATGTATTGTTagtcaaattcattttttttattgtaaaatttgtactttttttccttaaaattttggatCATTTATGTCTTTGAAAACTTCATTAATTCAATTGAAATTCTTTTACTCACAATAGTAGACAATTTGGTAACTTATattggaaataaaaattttaaggattTCACTATAGAAGATGgtgaaaaatgaatttaattctatgaaacattttaacttTAAGGATTTAACTGTATTAActtatgtgtgtgtatagatGTATGTGTTTGCGTATGTGTATAGACatttatataaactaataaattagtAACACAAATCGCCCCCcctcccaaacaaaaatttctggcTCCACCCCTGATATGGCTACATGTTTTCAAACTCTCAATTGGATTGCATGATATTTATGCTCTTAACACACATGTTAATTTTTGTGTCCATTAGATGTTATTTAATATatgattcataaacttattttgtgtgcataattttagattacaaaaacttacaatttaaacaattaactGATGAAATAGTTGTTGATCTTtaatcttttgaaattttgtaagcatggaagatataagaagaaaaagtaatctaatggtggatttgtcaaaattcacatccaataaaatgatattgagtaaagttgtagtcTTAGATTACAATTACGTTTGTAGACAAACTTTATCCTAAAAgaaattcacataaaaaatataataatgctGAAAACTAcattaatatgtaaaaaaatatactagTATTTATTCAgcattaataaaatataaacaaaaacaaaggaaattttttttaacatatttcaACTCACATATGATCTATCAAAATAGCATTTgatcttcttttttattctcaaaactaatcaataattaattttgtactaaatttaatagcaatttctctttcaatatacAAGATCAAATAGTGTTAGATAATGGTCTTCTCATTTTGTTGTGAGCTTAATCTTCACTATATTTAAGGCAAAAAATCCTCATTTTGTAGttacaataaatcttagatAAGTATGTACAAGAacaaaaaactctaaaaacaaaTTGATAAGCTATTGAATTTCTAGTCCCTACCATCAATTTGTACAATTCTTAAAtcgttttttaaaattttttgaagtttgagTGTTAAACTACATTATGTCCATAATGATAAACTTATGTTTATAATaacaattttcatgatatgtaaAATCTTGTAAGTAATTGTTCTCTCAACAAAAGAAATATCATCAGTTCTAAATAAATCACTGATCTCTTGAAGATGTAATGCCAAGTTATGAATAATCAACTTCATTGTATACTCAATAAAACCtaattcttttaattgataatcTATCGTAGCTGAAAAAATATCTATTCAATGATGACATTCAAAGAAACTTCATTGCATGCTCactaaaatgattatttaactCTTTTAGTTGAGAATCTATTGtagctcacaaaaaaaaaaatctactcatGAAATTCAGTTGTAAAATGGTCTTGGGGATGGATTAATTCCCAAAGTTAAAATGCAAAGCATTTGTGAATTAATTCCCAATTATACCAACCcaattttaatgatttaatcAATGAAACTAGCAAGTCACAAATCAATAAAGCAAGCAATAaaagtaataaacaaataacacaacgatatggtgaggaagtgaaaaaaaaaaattgatagagaACATCTCcaatgtaaaaaaagaaaaaagaagaagaagaagattacaAGGGCAACCCAACCTAAATAGGGCAATTCACTATATGAAGAGAAGTTGCAAATCCAATACAAAATCCTTGACACTAGGCACTACCCATTTGATGAACTTACTATTCCAACCCACAATAACTTCAAATTAAACTTTTGAACTCTTCTTACATGAATGACCCATCTAtgtatattttcaatttgtctaaattattatatgtttctTATGCTTTGTGTGTGACAGCTGTGTTGAATCTGAAACTCAATTCATCCAGAGAATTATTAAAGAGATATCAGTTATTAAATTGAATCGCACTCAGTTATTTGTTACTAAACACCCAGTTGGAATAGATTCTCGAGCGGATGCTATAGAATTGCTTTTAGATATGAAGTCAAATGATGTTCGCATGGTAGGGATTCATGGTCTTGGAGGAGTAGGTAAGACTACAATTGCAAAAGCTATTTATAACAAAATCTCTAAGTATTTTGAATTGAGTTACTTTCTAGAGGATATCAGagaaaaatcaagaacaaaTGATGACATAATCAAACTACAAGAGATGCTTCTTTCTAAGATCTCACGGGGTACATTTGTAAAGGTGGACAGTGTGCCTGAAGGAATTATTATGCTAAAAGAAAGGCTTTGTCGTACAAGACTTCTTTTAATTCTTGACAATGTGGATGAGTCAGAAGTGATGGTAAATTTGTTTGGAGAATGTGACTGGTTTGCTTTTGGAAGTAGAGTCATTATAACAACAAGAGACAAACAAGTGCTAAATACTCTTGGAAAAGATCATCCAATTTATGAGCTTAAGGAATTAAATCAATCTGAATCTCTTGAACTCTTCAACCTGCATGCCTTCCCAAAAATTGAACCTAAGCAAGATTATTCAGAAGTTGCAGAGCAAATCATACATTATGCCAATGGCCTTCCATTagctcttaaaataataggTTCTGATTTGTGTGGAAAAAGTATACATGAATGGAAAAGTGCATTAGAAAAGTATAAAAGCATccctcacaaaaaaattcaagaaaagctCAAAATAAGCTATGATGGACTTGAAAAGACTGAAAAGGATATTTTTCTggatattgcatgtttcttcaAGGGATTCGATAGGAGTTATGTAGTTAATATATTAGATGCTTGCAAATTATACCCAAGATATGGAATTAGAAAACTTATTGATAAGTGTCTCATAACGGTTGTTCAATCTGACAAATTGTGGATGCATGAGTTGCTTCAACAAATGGGGAGAGAAATTGTTCAGCAAGAATCAGAAGAGCTTGGAAAACGTAGCAGGATATGGTCTTTTGAGGATGCTCATGAAATACTATCTACAAATATGGTATAAGCTCTTTTGTATATCTTTTTTTCCAAATGAGTTTTTtccattgattttttaaaaatattgaagaaaatttaagtttatttgtatcatttaaaaaaaaaatttatacttctATTATGTAGTGTAACTAATGCTTTGTCCAACTAGGGATCAAGTAAAATTCGGGGCATCATGTGCTGCTCACCTCAACTGACAATGATGCCTATAGAAGCTGAAGcttttgaaaatatgaaaaatctcaaatttcttataGTTCATAATGTACAAATTTGTGAAGAACTCAAATATCTTCCCAATGGGTTAAGGTTGCTTCAATGGCCTGAATTTCCATTTTCCTTACCATCCAAATATTGTCCTCAACAAATAGTTGCACTTGAGATGCCACGTAGTCTTATTAGATTGGAGACAACGTTCAAATTGGTATGAGAAttagtatttataaattttattttctttaaattttatttgaatgttggttgaaaataaattttgtttttattttttttttcttcaacagGGAATCCagctaaaatatttaaaatatatcaatCTCAACAAGTGTGAGTCCATCACAGAATTACCTGAATTGTGTATCCCAAGCCTAGAAGAATTGGATCTTTccttttgtcaaaatttagtTAAGGTTCATGAGTCGGTTGGATTTCTTGATAAGCTTCAGATATGGGATCTCCAAGGTTGTGAAAAACTTCAAATTCTTCCAAACACCCTCAGGTTGATATCTCTTGTGGATTTTGTTCTTATAGACTGCTTAAGGCTTGAGAAGTTTCCTAATATTCATCCAAAAATGAAATGTTTAAGGACTTTATATTTACGTCATAGTGGAATTCGAGAGTTGCCTTCATCAATCAAGTATCTTACTGGGCTTCACAGCTTAGACTTACATGATTGCCAAAACCTTAGATATCTTCCAGATGACATCTATAAATTACAACTTCTTAGTGAACTATCTATTCCCACTGCCAGATTGAGACAGACATTCCATTATTTGGATGGCTTTTCCAAATATGGGTTTTTTATGTTGGATTTCTTGAGTTTCAGGggcaataaaaatataattgaattagACTTTTTGATGAAACCCGAGTACTTCCCCGTATTGAAATCTCTAGATCTATGTGAAACAAATATTGTTAGCATCCCCAACAGCCTTAGCAAATTTAATACATTAgagttcctttatataggataTTGCAAGCAGCTTCGAGAAATTCCAAGGCTTCCACAATCTGTAAAATTTGTGACTGTAACAAATAGTTATTCGTTGAATCCACAATCATCAAGCAGATTATTGAATCAGgtttgtctctcttttttaaagttataatgaagaaacaatttttgttactttcttccctaattcaatttttgttgaatttgcTAATTGCATGCAGATTGGAGAAATTTTAAGGATTTTACCAAATAATCGCTTGCTTTTGCCTGAACCTAAAGatgataaatttataattacaCTACC
The sequence above is drawn from the Castanea sativa cultivar Marrone di Chiusa Pesio chromosome 5, ASM4071231v1 genome and encodes:
- the LOC142633967 gene encoding disease resistance protein Roq1-like isoform X1; this encodes MALQINGASSSFTPQFIYDVFLNFRGEDTRYNFTSHLYQALCDKGFNTFIDNDLQRGEEISMELFKAIELSMISIVVFSENYASSSWCLNELIKILECRNNGQLVLPVFYKVDPSEIRKQKGKFGVALAQHEENSNDNMEKVQWWRTALTKATSLSGFHYKEGCVESETQFIQRIIKEISVIKLNRTQLFVTKHPVGIDSRADAIELLLDMKSNDVRMVGIHGLGGVGKTTIAKAIYNKISKYFELSYFLEDIREKSRTNDDIIKLQEMLLSKISRGTFVKVDSVPEGIIMLKERLCRTRLLLILDNVDESEVMVNLFGECDWFAFGSRVIITTRDKQVLNTLGKDHPIYELKELNQSESLELFNLHAFPKIEPKQDYSEVAEQIIHYANGLPLALKIIGSDLCGKSIHEWKSALEKYKSIPHKKIQEKLKISYDGLEKTEKDIFLDIACFFKGFDRSYVVNILDACKLYPRYGIRKLIDKCLITVVQSDKLWMHELLQQMGREIVQQESEELGKRSRIWSFEDAHEILSTNMGSSKIRGIMCCSPQLTMMPIEAEAFENMKNLKFLIVHNVQICEELKYLPNGLRLLQWPEFPFSLPSKYCPQQIVALEMPRSLIRLETTFKLGIQLKYLKYINLNKCESITELPELCIPSLEELDLSFCQNLVKVHESVGFLDKLQIWDLQGCEKLQILPNTLRLISLVDFVLIDCLRLEKFPNIHPKMKCLRTLYLRHSGIRELPSSIKYLTGLHSLDLHDCQNLRYLPDDIYKLQLLSELSIPTARLRQTFHYLDGFSKYGFFMLDFLSFRGNKNIIELDFLMKPEYFPVLKSLDLCETNIVSIPNSLSKFNTLEFLYIGYCKQLREIPRLPQSVKFVTVTNSYSLNPQSSSRLLNQIGEILRILPNNRLLLPEPKDDKFIITLPGTEIPKWLNLNHESGGNVISFWVSHKFPKNFDVYFAFGPVKYPRMSSCIVYLSINGCEKENLLSTPTYEFSDHLWIFSLSNKKLQYQLNKSNPSELNYVEVICEMKDWVNNHPKRWGVRVECICCS
- the LOC142633967 gene encoding disease resistance protein Roq1-like isoform X2, which translates into the protein MEKVQWWRTALTKATSLSGFHYKEGCVESETQFIQRIIKEISVIKLNRTQLFVTKHPVGIDSRADAIELLLDMKSNDVRMVGIHGLGGVGKTTIAKAIYNKISKYFELSYFLEDIREKSRTNDDIIKLQEMLLSKISRGTFVKVDSVPEGIIMLKERLCRTRLLLILDNVDESEVMVNLFGECDWFAFGSRVIITTRDKQVLNTLGKDHPIYELKELNQSESLELFNLHAFPKIEPKQDYSEVAEQIIHYANGLPLALKIIGSDLCGKSIHEWKSALEKYKSIPHKKIQEKLKISYDGLEKTEKDIFLDIACFFKGFDRSYVVNILDACKLYPRYGIRKLIDKCLITVVQSDKLWMHELLQQMGREIVQQESEELGKRSRIWSFEDAHEILSTNMGSSKIRGIMCCSPQLTMMPIEAEAFENMKNLKFLIVHNVQICEELKYLPNGLRLLQWPEFPFSLPSKYCPQQIVALEMPRSLIRLETTFKLGIQLKYLKYINLNKCESITELPELCIPSLEELDLSFCQNLVKVHESVGFLDKLQIWDLQGCEKLQILPNTLRLISLVDFVLIDCLRLEKFPNIHPKMKCLRTLYLRHSGIRELPSSIKYLTGLHSLDLHDCQNLRYLPDDIYKLQLLSELSIPTARLRQTFHYLDGFSKYGFFMLDFLSFRGNKNIIELDFLMKPEYFPVLKSLDLCETNIVSIPNSLSKFNTLEFLYIGYCKQLREIPRLPQSVKFVTVTNSYSLNPQSSSRLLNQIGEILRILPNNRLLLPEPKDDKFIITLPGTEIPKWLNLNHESGGNVISFWVSHKFPKNFDVYFAFGPVKYPRMSSCIVYLSINGCEKENLLSTPTYEFSDHLWIFSLSNKKLQYQLNKSNPSELNYVEVICEMKDWVNNHPKRWGVRVECICCS